The genomic window CACCGCGGCGATCCCCGCCTCCTCGTTGTACGCCGGGATGACGACCGAGAACGCGGTCATGGCGAGCCCCCCCGGGCCGGGCCCTCGGGCCGGGCCCGCCGCATCGCCAGCACCCCGCGGGCCAGCCGCAGGCGCTCGGTGTCGGGCGAGGGCCCGTCCAGGAGCGTCGGGTCGGACAGCAGCAGGGCCAGGGTGATCCGGGCGGACGGGTCCGCCTCGGCCTTCCGGTACGCCTCGGCGGCGCGGCGGCGGGCCGACGGATCCTCGGCCTGCCTCGCCAGCCACCAGCCGCCCCGCTCCCGCCAGCAGGCCGGGTCGTCGCCGCGCGCCGCGGCCGCCTCGTCCAGCAGGCGGCCGGCCGCCGCCTCCGCCCCGGGGATCGTCCGGCCCAGCCGGGCCCGCTCCAGCGCCCCGCCGGGCCCCGGCGGGATCTCCGCCAGCCGCCCCCGCACCGCGATCGCCCAGCGGTCCCGGAACAGGTCCGGCGACGACACCGCCCGCGCGGCCGGCCCGCCCGGCTCCTCCGCCCTCGCGTCGTCCAGCATGTCGATCGCCGCGTCCAGGTCGCCCGCCTGGAGTTCGGCCACGAACAGGGCCAGCCGGAAGTAGCTCCAGCGGTCCGGCTCCGGATCCACCTCCGGACGCCAGGCCAGGTACCCGACCGGCAGCGCGACCAGCAGGACCCGCCAGAGCACGCCGCCGAGCTGTCGACTCCGCAGCCTCCTGACCATGTCCACCAGCCCCGCCGCCGCCAGCAGCGCCAGGCCCGGCGTCCACGGGATCCGATACCGCCCCAGCACCAGGAAGAACGCCGTGCTGCCCAGCCCGGCCAGGGTCGCCGCCGCCAGGAACCACCAGGACGGGGCCCGCGGCCCCCGGCGGGCCAGCCCCAGCGCCGCCCACGGCGAGATCCAGCCGAAGCTCAGGAACGCCAGGCCCAGCCCCGGCGCCGCGGCCAGGCGCACCCAGTCCGGGCTCTGGCTGTCCGGCACCTCCACGTCGTTGAGCAGCAGACCCGCCTTGAAGGCGAGGAACCGCAGCGAGGCCAGCGGGGCCTCCCGCCAACGCCTCAGCCCCTCCCCCATCCAGAACGACGAGACCTGCCCGGGCGTCAGCGCCCGCCCGGCCCGCCGCATCG from Aquisphaera giovannonii includes these protein-coding regions:
- a CDS encoding glycosyltransferase family 39 protein, translated to MSLLKKLRPLRPAPADAGWLLLIGSIALALRLVYVVQYTAHPLGRLLWVDEVVYWERGVEILRGKWLPDRPFFQDPLIHYLLAVLIAVVGDGVRELRLALACLGALTPMIACAAGWRILGRAEGIVAGLALAAYGPLVFTDGQLEKEGMAALFAAAGLMVTAWSAGPGRRWWAAVPAGLLWGATTLLRANALLVAPIGAIWWLLAPPLPRSRRLAGAAGFLLGFATAIAPVTLVNLSVSRPREFILMTWQGGAMFYTGNGPDVSGVGEPAFIRRDPHVEASDFAAEAMRRAGRALTPGQVSSFWMGEGLRRWREAPLASLRFLAFKAGLLLNDVEVPDSQSPDWVRLAAAPGLGLAFLSFGWISPWAALGLARRGPRAPSWWFLAAATLAGLGSTAFFLVLGRYRIPWTPGLALLAAAGLVDMVRRLRSRQLGGVLWRVLLVALPVGYLAWRPEVDPEPDRWSYFRLALFVAELQAGDLDAAIDMLDDARAEEPGGPAARAVSSPDLFRDRWAIAVRGRLAEIPPGPGGALERARLGRTIPGAEAAAGRLLDEAAAARGDDPACWRERGGWWLARQAEDPSARRRAAEAYRKAEADPSARITLALLLSDPTLLDGPSPDTERLRLARGVLAMRRARPEGPARGGSP